The Corallococcus exiguus genome includes a window with the following:
- a CDS encoding dimethylarginine dimethylaminohydrolase family protein, whose product MMDLFLMSPPGRGWALRGRSNFRSREAAPADARGARREWLTLARHIESRGGTVVALPSPSDALTGMPYAAECGQVVAREGQAPLFLLPKMMSAHRFAERDHWTPLARRLGLEVVDPGVGIWEAHGDVATFDGVTLLFWGGRTTLDGLEAAQKSFPGEVLRVQVREPAFHGNMAVLPLPAVDRLVVCPDVMAPESVALLEQRFGANRLVRVTEADIRRYATNGLPLGRDLLAPTVMPEHIVETFERLGMRVVSMPMPELTEKGGGSSRCLVSRASVDASRISLPPEYRLDVVAKDIEADGG is encoded by the coding sequence ATGATGGACCTCTTCCTGATGTCACCCCCGGGCCGGGGCTGGGCGCTGCGAGGCCGTTCGAACTTCCGCAGCCGTGAGGCCGCTCCGGCGGATGCGCGTGGTGCCCGGCGGGAGTGGCTGACGCTCGCCCGGCACATCGAGTCCCGAGGTGGCACGGTGGTGGCGCTGCCCTCGCCGTCGGACGCGCTGACGGGCATGCCCTACGCGGCCGAGTGCGGCCAGGTGGTGGCGCGCGAGGGCCAGGCCCCGCTGTTCCTCCTGCCCAAGATGATGAGCGCGCATCGTTTCGCGGAGCGTGACCATTGGACGCCGCTGGCCCGGCGCCTGGGCCTGGAGGTCGTGGATCCGGGCGTGGGCATCTGGGAGGCGCACGGCGACGTGGCGACGTTCGACGGCGTGACGCTGCTGTTCTGGGGCGGGCGCACGACGCTCGACGGGCTGGAGGCGGCCCAGAAGTCCTTCCCCGGCGAGGTGCTGCGCGTGCAGGTGCGCGAGCCCGCGTTCCACGGGAACATGGCGGTGCTGCCCCTGCCGGCGGTGGACCGGCTGGTGGTGTGCCCGGACGTGATGGCGCCGGAGTCGGTGGCGCTCCTGGAGCAGCGCTTTGGGGCGAACCGGCTGGTGCGGGTGACGGAGGCGGACATCCGCCGCTACGCGACGAATGGGTTGCCGCTGGGCAGGGATCTGCTCGCGCCCACGGTGATGCCCGAGCACATCGTGGAGACCTTCGAGCGCCTGGGCATGCGCGTGGTGTCCATGCCGATGCCGGAGCTGACGGAGAAGGGCGGAGGCTCGTCGCGCTGCCTCGTGTCGCGCGCGTCGGTGGACGCCTCGCGCATCTCGCTTCCGCCCGAGTACCGGTTGGACGTCGTGGCCAAGGACATCGAAGCCGATGGCGGGTGA
- a CDS encoding SRPBCC family protein, translating to MSDLTLEWKLPAPPDAVFPALSEPALIRRWFGAPPGCYRTHAPDPGALGQPYRIGLRDPAGRAFSQVGCIVQVEPGRFLALEMDWEGGGPVPPGRTRAELTFHLAEDGTRLELRQGPFADDAARDAHRAYWEACLGRLARVVEGEAVPCFEEFWEESRGYVGPLAVATYAVLAGLREAGAPKEAVAQVEDVLYTHLSRLREDTADVLGAVLQSRVEGGAS from the coding sequence GTGAGCGACCTGACGCTGGAGTGGAAGCTGCCCGCGCCGCCGGACGCGGTGTTCCCCGCCTTGTCCGAGCCCGCGCTCATCCGCCGCTGGTTCGGCGCGCCGCCGGGCTGCTACCGCACGCACGCGCCGGACCCCGGTGCGTTGGGCCAGCCCTACCGGATAGGCCTGAGGGACCCGGCGGGTCGTGCGTTCTCGCAGGTGGGCTGCATCGTGCAGGTGGAGCCGGGGCGGTTCCTGGCGCTGGAGATGGACTGGGAGGGTGGCGGGCCGGTGCCGCCGGGACGCACCCGGGCGGAGCTGACCTTCCACCTCGCGGAGGACGGCACGCGGCTGGAGCTGCGCCAGGGCCCGTTCGCGGACGACGCGGCCCGGGACGCGCACCGCGCCTATTGGGAGGCGTGCCTGGGGCGGCTGGCGCGCGTGGTGGAGGGGGAAGCAGTGCCGTGCTTCGAGGAGTTCTGGGAGGAGTCGCGCGGCTACGTGGGGCCACTGGCGGTGGCCACCTACGCGGTGCTGGCGGGGCTGCGCGAGGCGGGCGCGCCGAAGGAGGCGGTGGCCCAGGTGGAGGACGTGCTCTACACGCACCTGTCGCGGCTGCGCGAGGACACCGCGGACGTGCTGGGCGCGGTGCTCCAGTCGCGCGTGGAGGGCGGCGCGAGCTGA
- a CDS encoding Na+/H+ antiporter, which translates to MHFELAFVLLFSIATAVAIAARYFKFPYTVALVLAGLGLGIVQAFEPPHLTKELLFAVILPGLLFEAAFHVDFRKFMKNKLAITSMAIPGVVASMALTALLLSPAMSGLNALEGFGLIHAMVFASLIVSTDPIAVVGLFKALGAPKRLAILVEGESLLNDGTSVVLFTLVVSVAAGQEFTVGGAVMDFIKVAGMGAVIGAAVGFVVGKVILRVEDAMVEITCTVIAAYGSFVVAEHFHYSGVIAVVVAGMVCGNWAAQEGMGPTVRIAVESFWEYLAFALNSVVFLLIGLEVKLSSLLDSWLPILLAYGAVLLGRAVVVYGVSGLLRFTTEKLPWKWSAVLTWSGLRGAVSMVLVLGLPNDFAHRELLVNMTFGVVVLSIIVQGLTMAPVLKALGITGIKDVYQEQYELARGKLGAIHAALASLETMRRGREIPVDVLEPLERDYQQKAQAVEQQLTALKQQSNRFHDEEQQEAIRRVLIVEKEALFSAYQQGTLNKEVFEHLTAELDERIAKAKDAEVHVPEEDTPASPPQALAS; encoded by the coding sequence ATGCACTTCGAGTTGGCCTTCGTGCTGCTCTTCTCCATCGCGACAGCGGTGGCGATCGCGGCGCGCTACTTCAAGTTTCCGTACACGGTGGCGTTGGTGCTGGCGGGCCTGGGCCTGGGCATCGTGCAGGCCTTTGAACCGCCGCACCTGACGAAGGAGCTGCTGTTCGCGGTCATCCTGCCGGGTCTGCTGTTCGAGGCCGCGTTCCACGTGGACTTCCGCAAGTTCATGAAGAACAAGCTGGCCATCACCTCCATGGCGATTCCGGGCGTGGTGGCGTCCATGGCGCTCACGGCGCTGCTGCTGTCCCCGGCGATGAGTGGGCTGAACGCGCTGGAGGGCTTCGGCCTCATCCACGCGATGGTGTTCGCGTCGCTCATCGTGTCCACGGACCCCATCGCGGTGGTGGGCCTGTTCAAGGCGCTGGGCGCGCCCAAGCGGCTGGCCATCCTGGTGGAGGGTGAGAGCCTGCTCAACGACGGCACCTCCGTGGTGCTCTTCACGCTGGTGGTGAGCGTGGCGGCGGGCCAGGAGTTCACCGTGGGCGGCGCGGTGATGGACTTCATCAAGGTGGCGGGCATGGGCGCCGTCATCGGCGCGGCGGTGGGCTTCGTGGTGGGCAAGGTCATCCTGCGCGTCGAGGACGCCATGGTGGAGATCACCTGCACGGTCATCGCCGCGTACGGGTCCTTCGTGGTGGCGGAGCACTTCCACTACTCGGGCGTCATCGCGGTGGTGGTGGCGGGCATGGTGTGCGGCAACTGGGCGGCCCAGGAGGGCATGGGCCCCACGGTGCGCATCGCGGTGGAGAGCTTCTGGGAGTACCTGGCGTTCGCGCTCAACTCGGTGGTGTTCCTGCTCATCGGCCTGGAGGTGAAGCTGTCGTCGCTGCTCGACTCGTGGCTGCCCATCCTGCTGGCCTACGGAGCGGTGCTGCTGGGCCGCGCGGTGGTCGTCTATGGCGTATCCGGCCTGCTGCGGTTCACGACGGAGAAGCTGCCCTGGAAGTGGAGCGCGGTGCTCACCTGGAGCGGCCTGCGCGGCGCGGTGTCCATGGTGCTGGTGCTCGGTCTTCCGAACGACTTCGCCCACCGCGAGCTGCTGGTGAACATGACTTTCGGCGTGGTGGTGCTGTCCATCATCGTCCAGGGGCTCACCATGGCGCCGGTGCTCAAGGCGCTGGGCATCACCGGCATCAAGGACGTCTACCAGGAGCAGTACGAACTGGCCCGGGGCAAGCTGGGCGCCATCCACGCGGCGCTCGCGTCGTTGGAGACCATGCGCCGCGGCCGGGAGATTCCGGTGGACGTGCTGGAGCCCCTGGAGCGCGACTACCAGCAGAAGGCGCAGGCGGTGGAGCAGCAGCTCACCGCGCTCAAGCAGCAGTCCAACCGCTTCCATGACGAGGAGCAGCAGGAGGCCATCCGCCGCGTCCTCATCGTGGAGAAGGAAGCCCTCTTCAGCGCCTACCAGCAGGGCACGCTCAACAAAGAGGTCTTCGAGCACCTCACCGCGGAGCTGGACGAGCGCATCGCCAAGGCGAAGGACGCGGAGGTCCACGTCCCGGAGGAGGACACCCCCGCGTCCCCGCCGCAGGCCCTGGCCTCCTGA
- a CDS encoding di-heme oxidoreductase family protein: MSRSRLTGIALAFLAVSCLAVPSAEAATYGVTPSGSSAVFYVDTTDWADIHYKLNDGLQQNIRMAVTGGRNQYTVTGLSNGNYIDYFFTYWDVSCNCAKDTAWTRYTHTGTGGGTDAGTGTPDSGTGTPDAGPPPNGDAGPVVPLFTSATALEPATVENTSAAIITRVGDRVRDRHMREDMYQAYDHYLKLYFEKRTHWIEIVDEVAKGGSVITVNLYTIYPYDSPDFRAFFRGLNTVAEYFHNADFVKVNDYKYTSSVNFNAKEGRAIRVGDRMEMEIGVFLQAPVEGRFNYYSTGMLYIVGQGGIVPFEGQGGIRDSFPLPDKAWAGGRTTLHTPFSNEPDNRFLQMATNMAPVNAQPFVEGRRLHHTNFRDGTHSEPDNPIFSAHANKLGNNYVNVACISCHKQNGRGLPPTTTNTTLDNYVVKVGKVNGSTVTVDPALGFRLQPRAVSGTPEADVRIGSWTTTASGTLPGGTAYSLRKPNYSFLNVTPTNFSARITPQLVGMGLLEAVPETQIAGLADPNDANGDGISGRMQTVKDPETGVTRMGRFGWKAGTARVKHQVAEALNSDMGVTTNVFKTQDCGSAQQGCAGTSTELADSELDKMTRYIALLGVPARRDHSDATAMQGETVFTNAGCAKCHAPTLTTSQYSAMNEFRSQTIRPYTDLLLHDMGAGLADNLPEGQASGAEWRTAPLWGIGLTAGVSGGEAYLHDGRARNVTEAILWHGGEGEASKQAFVNLSAADRNALLKFVNSL; this comes from the coding sequence ATGAGCCGAAGCAGACTCACGGGAATCGCGCTCGCATTCCTGGCCGTCAGTTGTCTGGCGGTTCCCTCCGCAGAAGCCGCCACGTATGGCGTTACGCCGTCGGGCTCATCCGCCGTCTTCTACGTCGACACGACGGATTGGGCGGACATCCACTACAAGCTCAACGACGGCTTGCAGCAGAACATCCGCATGGCGGTGACGGGAGGCCGCAACCAGTACACCGTCACGGGCCTGAGCAACGGGAACTACATCGACTATTTCTTTACGTACTGGGACGTGTCCTGCAACTGCGCGAAGGACACGGCCTGGACGCGCTACACGCATACCGGCACGGGCGGTGGCACGGACGCGGGCACGGGCACGCCTGACTCCGGCACGGGCACTCCCGACGCCGGCCCTCCGCCCAACGGCGACGCGGGCCCGGTGGTGCCGCTGTTCACCAGCGCCACGGCGCTGGAGCCGGCCACGGTGGAGAACACCTCCGCGGCCATCATCACCCGCGTGGGCGACCGCGTTCGCGACCGCCACATGCGCGAGGACATGTACCAGGCGTACGACCACTACCTGAAGCTGTACTTCGAGAAGCGCACGCACTGGATTGAAATCGTGGACGAGGTCGCCAAGGGCGGCAGCGTCATCACGGTGAACCTGTACACGATTTATCCGTATGACTCGCCGGACTTCCGCGCGTTCTTCCGCGGCCTCAACACGGTGGCCGAGTACTTCCACAACGCGGACTTCGTGAAGGTGAACGACTACAAGTACACGTCGTCGGTGAACTTCAACGCCAAGGAAGGCCGCGCCATCCGCGTGGGTGACCGGATGGAGATGGAGATTGGCGTGTTCCTCCAGGCGCCGGTGGAAGGCCGCTTCAACTACTACTCCACGGGCATGCTCTACATCGTGGGCCAGGGCGGCATCGTGCCCTTCGAGGGCCAGGGCGGCATCCGCGACTCCTTCCCGCTGCCGGACAAGGCCTGGGCGGGCGGCCGCACCACGCTGCACACGCCGTTCTCCAACGAGCCGGACAACCGCTTCCTGCAGATGGCCACCAACATGGCGCCGGTGAACGCGCAGCCCTTCGTGGAAGGTCGCCGCCTGCACCACACGAACTTCCGCGACGGCACCCACTCCGAGCCGGACAACCCCATCTTCAGCGCGCACGCGAACAAGCTGGGCAACAACTACGTCAACGTGGCCTGCATCTCCTGCCACAAGCAGAACGGCCGCGGCCTGCCGCCCACCACCACGAACACCACGCTGGACAACTACGTGGTGAAGGTGGGCAAGGTGAACGGCAGCACCGTGACGGTGGACCCCGCGCTGGGCTTCCGTCTGCAGCCGCGCGCGGTCAGCGGCACGCCGGAGGCGGACGTGCGCATCGGCAGCTGGACGACGACGGCGAGCGGCACGCTGCCCGGCGGTACGGCGTACAGCCTGCGCAAGCCCAACTACAGCTTCCTCAACGTGACGCCGACGAACTTCTCCGCGCGCATCACGCCGCAGCTGGTGGGCATGGGCCTGCTGGAGGCGGTGCCGGAGACGCAGATTGCCGGCCTGGCGGACCCGAACGACGCGAACGGCGACGGCATCTCCGGCCGCATGCAGACGGTGAAGGACCCGGAGACGGGCGTCACCCGCATGGGCCGCTTCGGCTGGAAGGCCGGCACGGCGCGCGTGAAGCACCAGGTGGCCGAGGCGCTCAACAGCGACATGGGCGTGACGACGAACGTGTTCAAGACGCAGGACTGCGGCTCGGCGCAGCAGGGCTGCGCGGGCACGAGCACGGAGCTGGCCGACAGCGAGCTGGACAAGATGACCCGCTACATCGCCCTGCTGGGCGTCCCCGCGCGCCGCGACCACTCGGACGCGACGGCGATGCAGGGTGAGACGGTGTTCACCAACGCGGGCTGCGCGAAGTGCCACGCGCCCACGCTGACCACCAGCCAGTACAGCGCGATGAACGAGTTCCGCAGCCAGACCATCCGTCCGTACACGGACCTGCTGCTGCACGACATGGGCGCGGGCCTGGCGGACAACCTGCCGGAAGGCCAGGCCTCCGGCGCCGAGTGGCGCACGGCTCCGCTCTGGGGCATTGGCCTGACGGCGGGCGTGTCCGGCGGTGAGGCGTACCTGCACGACGGCCGCGCGCGCAACGTCACCGAGGCCATCCTCTGGCACGGCGGCGAGGGCGAGGCCTCCAAGCAGGCCTTCGTGAACCTCAGCGCAGCGGACCGCAACGCGCTGCTGAAGTTCGTCAACTCGCTGTAA
- a CDS encoding 2OG-Fe(II) oxygenase, with protein MRFQPPWGGAFRLDTFFHRTPDVLPEETMASIRSAILGSSLLGESNLSGQFSGTYGFSLTFRRDALPEVHERFPAFAPYLAKTLLPECNAFLLNPLLVGKGRNVAAHIDRSLEFYGPSIGCPVAVSVLYVQVPKELRGGALRLYHRGGRVAELTPQQNALVMFRGDLLHEVEAITSGAESMQESRISLVVEQYRAPAEQLANVPRFELRTRSGVRA; from the coding sequence ATGCGCTTCCAGCCACCGTGGGGTGGAGCCTTCCGGCTCGACACCTTCTTCCACCGCACTCCGGACGTCCTCCCCGAGGAGACGATGGCCTCCATCCGCTCGGCCATCCTGGGCTCGTCGCTCCTGGGTGAGTCGAACCTGTCGGGGCAGTTCTCTGGCACGTACGGCTTCTCGCTGACGTTCCGCCGGGACGCGCTGCCGGAGGTCCACGAGCGCTTCCCGGCGTTCGCGCCGTACCTGGCGAAGACGCTCTTGCCGGAGTGCAACGCGTTCCTGCTCAACCCGCTGCTGGTGGGCAAGGGCCGGAACGTCGCGGCGCACATCGACCGGAGTCTTGAGTTCTACGGTCCGAGTATCGGCTGCCCGGTGGCGGTGAGCGTGCTGTATGTCCAGGTTCCGAAGGAACTCCGGGGCGGGGCGCTGCGGCTGTACCACCGGGGAGGTCGGGTGGCGGAGTTGACGCCGCAGCAGAACGCGCTGGTGATGTTCCGGGGCGACCTGCTGCATGAGGTGGAGGCCATCACCTCCGGCGCGGAGTCGATGCAGGAGTCGCGGATCAGCCTGGTGGTGGAGCAGTACCGCGCGCCCGCGGAGCAGCTGGCGAACGTGCCGCGCTTCGAGCTGCGCACGCGCTCGGGGGTGCGGGCGTGA